Proteins from one Cicer arietinum cultivar CDC Frontier isolate Library 1 chromosome 3, Cicar.CDCFrontier_v2.0, whole genome shotgun sequence genomic window:
- the LOC101515425 gene encoding uncharacterized protein At3g27210 isoform X1, with amino-acid sequence MGSCSSVHRNSFCSKTVDELVILPSPIKENPKNDNFLIQDVAVKSPSRSTTTFNASKDEAFFDSKGWLDSDCEDDFYSVNGDFTPSRGTTPLHHNFATSIINKTPSEDIVPKPYPTEKKKNLLELFRESVRENQNNEVEKTSTNEQNQLLKPTIIHDILTTKSAQSTPYISGGNSSCSSIERNTINDENESSPCIREPVQCCLPNLVSCRSFSERRRKASPAIAANGKV; translated from the exons ATGGGTTCTTGTTCTTCTGTTCATAGAAACTCATTTTGTTCTAAAACTGTTGATGAACTTGTGATTCTTCCATCACCCATCAAGGAAAATCCTAAAAATGATAACTTTTTGATTCAAGATGTTGCTGTTAAGTCACCTTCTCGATCAACCACCACCTTCAATG CTAGCAAAGATGAAGCATTTTTTGATTCCAAGGGTTGGTTAGACTcggattgtgaagacgatttCTACAGTGTCAATGGTG ATTTTACCCCATCACGTGGCACCACTCCATTGCACCACAATTTTGCAACTTCTATCATCAATAAAACCCCTTCTGAGGATATAGTTCCTAAACCATATCCaacagaaaagaaaaagaatttgtTGGAACTTTTCAGAGAAAGTGTGAGAGAAAACCAGAACAATGAAGTTGAAAAAACTTCAACCAATGAACAAAATCAACTACTTAAACCAACTATCATACATGATATTCTTACTACAAAATCTGCACAAAGTACTCCTTATATCTCAGGTGGTAACTCTTCATGTAGTAGCATTGAAAGAAACACTATTAATGATGAAAACGAATCATCACCATGCATAAGAGAACCTGTGCAGTGTTGTCTTCCAAATTTGGTTTCGTGTCGCAGCTTTAGCGAGAGGAGGAGGAAGGCTAGTCCTGCTATAGCAGCAAATGGAAAAGTTTGA
- the LOC101515425 gene encoding uncharacterized protein At3g27210 isoform X2, with protein MTNFWPSVVVNIDKRSSKDEAFFDSKGWLDSDCEDDFYSVNGDFTPSRGTTPLHHNFATSIINKTPSEDIVPKPYPTEKKKNLLELFRESVRENQNNEVEKTSTNEQNQLLKPTIIHDILTTKSAQSTPYISGGNSSCSSIERNTINDENESSPCIREPVQCCLPNLVSCRSFSERRRKASPAIAANGKV; from the exons ATGACAAATTTTTGGCCTTCCGTTGTCGTCAACATCGATAAACGAT CTAGCAAAGATGAAGCATTTTTTGATTCCAAGGGTTGGTTAGACTcggattgtgaagacgatttCTACAGTGTCAATGGTG ATTTTACCCCATCACGTGGCACCACTCCATTGCACCACAATTTTGCAACTTCTATCATCAATAAAACCCCTTCTGAGGATATAGTTCCTAAACCATATCCaacagaaaagaaaaagaatttgtTGGAACTTTTCAGAGAAAGTGTGAGAGAAAACCAGAACAATGAAGTTGAAAAAACTTCAACCAATGAACAAAATCAACTACTTAAACCAACTATCATACATGATATTCTTACTACAAAATCTGCACAAAGTACTCCTTATATCTCAGGTGGTAACTCTTCATGTAGTAGCATTGAAAGAAACACTATTAATGATGAAAACGAATCATCACCATGCATAAGAGAACCTGTGCAGTGTTGTCTTCCAAATTTGGTTTCGTGTCGCAGCTTTAGCGAGAGGAGGAGGAAGGCTAGTCCTGCTATAGCAGCAAATGGAAAAGTTTGA
- the LOC101498834 gene encoding LOW QUALITY PROTEIN: pentatricopeptide repeat-containing protein At3g04130, mitochondrial-like (The sequence of the model RefSeq protein was modified relative to this genomic sequence to represent the inferred CDS: deleted 1 base in 1 codon) gives MTMVRKFLKVGSTKSKYRGVVRDPSCICYLVYSSRTLFSSLSNCRHAEAREFWHKEQSQDLTRSVDILTAKIGKGNSEEDILQSLISDEAVTDIHPCQNLINRLLIRYKDDWKSALGIFKWASLHSNFKHSPESYDMMIDILGRMKVMEKMSEILEEMRQESFITLSTISKVMRRFVGAGQWKDAVRIFDDLPFLGLEKNTESMNVLLDTLCKEKFVEQAREIYLELKHHIAPNANTFNIFIHGSCKIRRVEEAHWTIQEMKGYGLRPCVISYSIIIQCYCQEQNFNKVYLLLDEMQAQNCSRNVVTYTTVMCALAKAEKIDEALQVVQRMNSAGCKPDLLFYNSLIYTLGRAGRIDDATHVFKVVMPKAGVVPNSSTYNSMIAMFCYIAQEERAFGILKEIEGSGICKPDIQTYHPLIKSCFRIRKIDSWLNDILNDMVNKYHFGLDLSTYTLLIHGFCRADRCKRSFDLFEEMVDQDIMPRYRTCRLLLDEVKRKNMDEAAEKIEFLMKKL, from the exons ATGACCATGGTTCGGAAATTTCTTAAAGTCGGATCCACGAAGTCAAAATATCGTGGTGTTGTTCGTGATCCCTCTTGCATATGTTATTTGGTGTATTCGTCTAGAACtttattttcttcattatcAAATTGTCGCCATGCTGAAGCTAGAGAATTTTGGCATAAAGAGCAATCTCAAGACCTTACGAGATCTGTTGACATTCTTACTGCAAAAATTGGCAAAGGAAACAGTGAGGAAGACATTCTCCAGTCTCTAATCAGTGATGAAGCTGTAACTGATATTCATCCGTGTCAAAACCTTATTAACAGGTTGCTTATTCGATATAAGGACGATTGGAAGTCTGCATTGGGTATATTCAAATGGGCGAGTTTACATTCGAACTTTAAACATTCACCAGAATCGTATGATATGATGATAGACATATTGGGTAGAATGAAGGTAATGGAAAAGATGAGCGAGATCTTAGAAGAAATGCGTCAGGAGAGTTTTATCACTCTCAGTACTATATCCAAAGTAATGAGAAGGTTTGTTGGGGCAGGACAGTGGAAAGATGCAGTGAGGATATTCGATGACTTACCGTTTCTCGGCTTGGAGAAGAATACAGAATCCATGAATGTGTTGCTTGATACTCTATGCAAAGAGAAATTCGTTGAGCAAGCTCGTGAAATTTACTTGGAGCTGAAGCATCACATTGCTCCAAACGCGAACACatttaacatatttattcacGGATCGTGTAAAATCCGCCGTGTTGAGGAGGCACATTGGACAATCCAAGAGATGAAAGGATACGGGTTG CGCCCTTGTGTTATAAGTTATTCCATTATCATCCAATGTTATTGTCAAGAACAGAATTTCAACAAGGTCTATTTACTTCTCGATGAAATGCAAGCTCAAAATTGCTCCCGCAATGTGGTCACATATACTACTGTCATGTGTGCACTGGCAAAAGCCGAAAAAATCGACGAAGCTTTGCAAGTAGTTCAGAGAATGAACTCTGCTGGATGTAAGCCTGACTTGCTTTTTTACAATTCGTTGATTTATACGTTAGGGAGAGCGGGCAGAATAGATGATGCTACACATGTATTCAAGGTTGTGATGCCGAAAGCTGGAGTGGTACCAAATTCATCCACCTATAACTCAATGATTGCTATGTTTTGTTACATTGCACAAGAAGAAAGAGCTTTTGGCATACTGAAAGAGATTGAAGGTTCTGGAATATGTAAGCCTGATATTCAAACTTACCATCCATTGATCAAGTCATGCTTTAGAATCAGAAAAATTGATAGTTGGTTGAATGATATATTAAATGACATggtaaataaatatcattttggtCTTGATCTTTCAACCTATACATTGCTGATTCATGGGTTTTGCAGAGCAGATAGATGCAAGCGATCATTCGATCTGTTTGAGGAGATGGTTGATCAAGATATCATGCCTAGATATAGAACTTGTCGTTTACTCTTGGATGAAGTCAAACGGAAAAATATGGATGAAGCTGCTGAGAAAATCGAGTTTCTTATGAAGAAACTGTAA